Proteins from a single region of Paraburkholderia sp. PGU19:
- a CDS encoding DUF6723 family protein, protein MTRPRMIFPKARNAVASKPESTNDYQIYATYRRTTEGSYMGQLKVVRKTDGRLLFPFTGAPDIGPFSDGDQAREAAQRHGETVVQSDLDNPEP, encoded by the coding sequence ATGACAAGGCCACGGATGATTTTCCCGAAAGCGCGCAATGCTGTGGCCTCGAAACCCGAGTCGACGAACGACTATCAGATCTACGCCACCTATCGCCGCACAACGGAAGGGTCGTACATGGGTCAGTTGAAGGTCGTGCGCAAGACGGATGGCCGGTTGCTGTTTCCGTTCACGGGCGCGCCCGACATCGGTCCATTTTCCGACGGCGACCAGGCGCGCGAAGCCGCGCAACGTCACGGCGAAACCGTCGTGCAGTCGGATCTCGACAATCCTGAACCGTGA
- a CDS encoding DUF6496 domain-containing protein: MPLKRGTSKETIGHNIKAEKKAGKSQKQSVAIALNQARKSGAKIPKKHS, translated from the coding sequence ATGCCACTCAAGCGAGGCACATCGAAGGAAACCATCGGGCACAACATCAAGGCCGAAAAGAAGGCGGGCAAATCGCAGAAGCAATCTGTCGCCATCGCGCTGAATCAGGCGCGCAAGTCAGGCGCAAAGATTCCGAAGAAGCACAGCTAG
- a CDS encoding GFA family protein, producing the protein MNQQKTYEGGCACGAVRFRASGPPMRVGMCHCMTCRQVHGSAFGSYAIFDGSAVTLTGNTREWRSSEQGRRHFCPLCGSVAFMMYADRDEIALPLGAFDETGLFEPAYELWCKHKEPWLPRGVRPEYDEERAH; encoded by the coding sequence ATGAACCAGCAAAAAACGTATGAAGGCGGGTGCGCGTGCGGCGCCGTGCGTTTTCGCGCGAGCGGTCCGCCGATGCGCGTCGGGATGTGTCATTGCATGACATGCCGGCAGGTGCACGGGTCGGCCTTCGGCTCTTACGCGATATTCGACGGCAGCGCCGTCACGTTGACGGGCAACACGCGCGAATGGCGAAGCTCGGAACAGGGCCGGCGTCATTTTTGTCCGCTGTGCGGATCGGTGGCGTTCATGATGTACGCCGATCGCGATGAAATCGCTTTACCGCTTGGCGCCTTTGACGAGACGGGACTGTTCGAGCCCGCCTATGAACTCTGGTGCAAGCACAAGGAACCGTGGCTGCCGCGCGGCGTGCGTCCCGAATATGACGAGGAGCGCGCGCACTAG
- a CDS encoding ATP-binding protein, giving the protein MSDGIESARRAGVLRTDDLKDRPARASDHAAEVRTLVTVAGAQTGRRDTLLQAIADAALGACRAGSAGISLLETTSEGAAVFRWRAVAGACAAFEGKTTAWAECPCGMTLELGAPQLFVEPHTFFKSLRDAGAVITEGIITPIPIRCPASKPLGAIWVASHDAHRFDREDVRLLDNLAVLAGAALTLLDAQQAAEAETEAAQQARRALEDAAHRRDEFIAMLGHELRNPMAPIDSSIAALKVLCAGQEQANDVLAIAQRQMRQLRTLVDDLLDAARLRHGKLAIKYSRTSLNEIVYDAITALKHHIDARKHRLVIEGLDQPVYVRADHVRLSQVVGNLLSNAAKYTPAGGTLQLRVQMDTGSAADEAANSGMVSIVIEDNGVGMSPDALEHVFELFAQSPSSVRRSEGGLGIGLAVAKRLIELHDGTITLDSQGVGLGTRVVLRLPILDRETRIAPDATAAAAAASAEPSRILLVDDNADALDALHLLLELEGHDVMVARSGRDALKVAAQALPEVGIIDIGMPEMDGFEVARAIRSNQALAHMFLIALTGYSSESDKSRALAAGFDYHLTKPVSMERLADVLSHRDGRNISGLV; this is encoded by the coding sequence ATGAGCGACGGTATCGAAAGTGCCCGCCGGGCGGGCGTACTGCGCACGGACGATCTGAAGGACCGGCCGGCGCGCGCATCCGATCATGCCGCCGAAGTCCGCACGCTCGTCACCGTCGCAGGCGCGCAAACGGGACGCCGCGACACCTTGCTGCAAGCCATCGCCGATGCCGCGCTCGGCGCGTGCCGCGCAGGCAGCGCGGGCATCAGCCTGCTTGAAACGACGAGCGAAGGCGCAGCCGTCTTCCGCTGGCGCGCGGTCGCCGGCGCGTGCGCGGCGTTCGAAGGCAAAACCACGGCGTGGGCCGAATGTCCGTGCGGGATGACGCTCGAACTCGGCGCGCCGCAGCTGTTCGTCGAGCCGCACACCTTCTTCAAGAGCCTGCGCGATGCGGGCGCGGTCATCACGGAAGGCATCATCACGCCGATTCCGATTCGTTGCCCGGCGTCGAAGCCGCTCGGCGCGATCTGGGTCGCGTCACACGATGCACATCGTTTCGATCGCGAAGACGTGCGCCTGCTCGACAATCTTGCCGTGCTTGCGGGCGCGGCGCTCACGCTGCTCGACGCGCAACAGGCCGCCGAAGCGGAAACCGAGGCCGCGCAACAGGCGCGGCGCGCACTCGAAGACGCAGCGCACCGGCGCGACGAATTCATCGCGATGCTCGGCCATGAACTGCGCAATCCGATGGCGCCCATCGATAGTTCCATTGCCGCGCTCAAGGTGCTCTGCGCGGGCCAGGAGCAGGCCAACGATGTCCTCGCCATCGCGCAGCGTCAGATGCGCCAACTGCGCACGCTCGTCGACGATCTGCTCGATGCCGCGCGCCTGCGGCACGGCAAGCTCGCGATCAAGTACAGCCGCACGTCGCTGAATGAAATTGTGTACGACGCGATCACGGCACTCAAGCATCACATCGACGCACGCAAGCATCGCCTCGTCATCGAAGGGCTCGATCAGCCTGTTTATGTGCGCGCCGATCATGTACGCCTGAGCCAGGTGGTCGGCAACCTGCTGTCGAATGCGGCGAAATACACGCCTGCGGGCGGCACGCTGCAACTGCGCGTGCAAATGGACACGGGCAGCGCAGCCGATGAGGCAGCGAACAGCGGCATGGTGTCGATCGTCATCGAGGACAACGGCGTCGGCATGAGTCCCGACGCGCTCGAGCATGTATTCGAACTGTTCGCGCAGTCGCCATCGAGCGTGCGCCGCTCGGAAGGCGGACTCGGCATCGGGCTCGCGGTCGCGAAGCGGCTCATCGAACTGCATGACGGCACCATTACGCTCGACAGCCAGGGCGTCGGGCTTGGCACGCGCGTCGTGCTGCGGCTGCCGATACTCGACCGTGAGACGCGCATCGCGCCCGATGCAACCGCGGCGGCGGCCGCGGCGAGCGCCGAGCCGAGCCGCATCCTGCTCGTCGACGACAACGCCGACGCGCTCGACGCGCTGCATCTGCTGCTCGAACTCGAAGGTCATGATGTGATGGTCGCGCGCAGCGGCCGCGATGCGTTGAAGGTCGCGGCGCAGGCGTTGCCCGAAGTGGGCATCATCGATATCGGCATGCCGGAGATGGACGGTTTCGAAGTGGCGCGGGCCATCCGCTCGAACCAGGCGCTGGCGCACATGTTCCTGATCGCGCTGACGGGCTACTCCTCCGAATCCGACAAGTCGCGCGCGCTCGCGGCGGGCTTCGACTATCACCTGACCAAGCCTGTTTCGATGGAACGGCTCGCCGACGTGCTGTCGCATCGCGACGGCCGGAACATCAGCGGTCTTGTCTGA
- a CDS encoding zinc-dependent alcohol dehydrogenase family protein: MSMQALVLSQYKGPLVATTMPIPEPARGEVLVRISASGLNPLDTKIRAGSAAHARHPLPLVLGIDLAGVVVALGADVTRFKIGDEVYGMTGGVGGIQGSLAQYAAVDAQLLAHKPSNLSMREAAALPLAFITSYAGIVDRAHLQAGQTVLVQGGAGGVGHVSVQLARALGAQVFATASARDQDLVARFGATPIDYAARTVEQYVDELTAGEGFDLVVDTVGGATLDASFAAVKHFGHVVSALGWGTHALAPLSFREATYSGVFTLHPLLTDQHRAHHGEMLAEATRLAEQGKLTPYLDPRHFDLGSAERAYDAITERTARGKIVVEIE; this comes from the coding sequence ATGTCCATGCAAGCCCTCGTTCTCAGCCAGTACAAAGGTCCCCTCGTAGCGACCACGATGCCCATTCCCGAACCGGCACGCGGCGAGGTGCTCGTGCGGATCAGCGCAAGCGGCCTCAATCCGCTCGACACGAAGATTCGCGCGGGCAGCGCCGCGCATGCGCGTCATCCATTGCCGCTTGTGCTCGGCATCGATCTCGCGGGCGTGGTCGTTGCGCTCGGCGCGGACGTGACGCGCTTCAAGATCGGCGACGAGGTCTATGGGATGACGGGCGGCGTCGGCGGCATTCAGGGTTCGCTCGCGCAATACGCGGCCGTCGACGCGCAACTGCTCGCACACAAGCCGTCCAATCTGTCGATGCGCGAAGCCGCCGCGTTGCCGCTCGCGTTCATCACGTCGTATGCGGGAATCGTCGACCGCGCGCACTTGCAGGCGGGTCAAACCGTGCTCGTGCAGGGCGGTGCGGGCGGTGTCGGGCACGTGTCGGTGCAGTTGGCGCGCGCGCTCGGCGCACAGGTCTTCGCGACGGCGAGCGCGCGCGATCAGGATCTCGTCGCGCGATTCGGCGCGACGCCGATCGACTACGCGGCGCGCACGGTCGAACAGTATGTTGATGAACTGACCGCGGGCGAAGGCTTCGATCTCGTCGTCGATACGGTTGGCGGCGCAACGCTCGATGCATCGTTCGCGGCCGTCAAGCATTTCGGGCATGTGGTGAGCGCGCTCGGCTGGGGCACGCATGCGCTCGCGCCGCTATCGTTCCGCGAGGCCACGTATTCAGGTGTGTTCACGCTGCATCCGTTGCTCACCGATCAACATCGCGCGCATCACGGCGAGATGCTCGCCGAGGCGACGCGTCTTGCCGAACAGGGCAAGCTCACGCCGTATCTCGATCCGCGTCACTTCGATCTCGGATCGGCCGAACGCGCGTACGACGCGATCACGGAGCGCACCGCACGCGGCAAGATCGTGGTTGAAATCGAATGA
- a CDS encoding LysR family transcriptional regulator, translated as MNDSKLDWSDVRIFLAVARCGTLGAAARQLGQTQPTMGRRLRALEEAVGHTLFQRTAEGFVLTDEGHAVLTYAERMEEEAHAFMRSLAGNEQQLTGALRVSSSDWYGIHVLTPVFAGFLARHPQMSIELITDSRRYNLARREADLVFRITPFDEPDVIQRKLMHMDYALYGRIDLVAPARGDGAGQSLITMDTAFGELPDVAWIRQMLPNAHIAYASNNRGVQARMCAEGGGFAVLPCPLGDNTPGLRRIDLGEAPPGRDVWLGYHRDLKRLARLRALLDVVIERLANV; from the coding sequence ATGAACGATTCGAAACTGGACTGGAGCGACGTGCGGATCTTCCTTGCCGTCGCGCGCTGCGGCACGCTGGGCGCGGCCGCGCGCCAGCTTGGTCAGACTCAGCCGACCATGGGCAGGCGTCTGCGCGCGCTCGAAGAAGCCGTCGGCCACACGCTCTTTCAGCGCACGGCTGAAGGCTTCGTGCTCACTGACGAAGGTCACGCCGTGCTGACCTACGCCGAGCGCATGGAAGAAGAAGCGCACGCGTTCATGCGTTCGCTTGCGGGCAACGAGCAGCAACTAACGGGCGCACTGCGTGTTTCGTCTTCGGACTGGTACGGCATCCATGTGCTGACGCCGGTGTTCGCCGGCTTTCTTGCGCGCCATCCGCAGATGTCGATCGAACTGATCACCGATTCGCGCCGCTACAACCTCGCGCGCCGCGAAGCCGATCTGGTGTTCCGCATCACGCCGTTCGACGAACCCGATGTCATCCAGCGCAAGCTGATGCACATGGATTACGCGCTCTATGGGCGCATCGATCTCGTCGCGCCCGCTCGCGGTGATGGCGCAGGCCAGTCGCTTATCACCATGGATACCGCGTTTGGCGAGTTGCCTGACGTCGCGTGGATCCGGCAGATGCTACCGAATGCGCACATCGCCTACGCAAGCAACAATCGCGGCGTGCAGGCGCGCATGTGCGCCGAAGGCGGCGGCTTTGCGGTGCTGCCGTGTCCGCTCGGCGACAACACGCCGGGCCTGCGGCGCATCGATCTGGGCGAAGCGCCGCCGGGCCGCGACGTTTGGCTGGGCTACCATCGCGACCTGAAACGTCTCGCACGTCTGCGCGCGTTGCTCGATGTCGTGATCGAACGGCTCGCAAACGTGTGA
- a CDS encoding nuclear transport factor 2 family protein — MADIERRPPVPPFTRETAIQKVRAAEDAWNTREPERVSLAYTSDSKWRNRADFPTGRPEIVAFLQRKWARELDYRLIKELWAFTDNRIAVRFAYEWHDDSGNWFRSYGNENWEFDENGLMAYRHASINDKPIREEERLYRWPLGRRPDDHPGLTELGL; from the coding sequence ATGGCCGATATCGAAAGACGTCCTCCCGTCCCGCCGTTCACGCGCGAGACGGCCATCCAGAAAGTGCGCGCCGCTGAAGATGCATGGAATACGCGCGAGCCCGAGCGCGTGTCGCTGGCTTACACGTCGGATAGCAAATGGCGCAATCGTGCGGATTTCCCCACAGGACGTCCGGAAATCGTCGCGTTCTTGCAGCGCAAGTGGGCGCGGGAACTCGACTACCGGCTGATCAAGGAACTGTGGGCCTTCACTGATAACCGCATCGCCGTGCGCTTCGCCTACGAGTGGCACGACGATTCGGGCAACTGGTTCCGTTCGTACGGCAACGAGAACTGGGAATTCGACGAGAACGGACTGATGGCGTATCGCCACGCGAGTATCAACGACAAGCCGATCCGTGAAGAAGAGCGGTTGTATCGCTGGCCGCTGGGCCGCCGTCCGGACGATCATCCGGGGCTGACAGAGCTGGGCCTGTAA
- a CDS encoding TetR/AcrR family transcriptional regulator, producing MANLDDTTGSARERLLDAAEALIYAGGIHATGVDAIVRQSGTARKSFYTHFESKDALVAAALERRDERWMKWFIEGTLRRGKHPRARMLAMFDVLREWFVSEDFHGCAFLNAAGEIASPDDPIRVVAREHKERLLEFVRTQCDEYVASTGGDSRRAARLSRQWLILIDGAIGVALVSGDADAALDARAAAGHLLDSNRASTRSSNGRAST from the coding sequence ATGGCTAATCTCGACGACACGACTGGCAGCGCGCGCGAGCGGCTGCTCGACGCCGCGGAAGCACTGATTTACGCGGGCGGCATTCACGCAACGGGCGTCGATGCGATCGTCCGGCAATCGGGCACCGCGCGCAAAAGCTTCTACACGCATTTCGAATCGAAAGATGCGTTGGTGGCGGCCGCGCTCGAGCGGCGCGACGAACGCTGGATGAAATGGTTCATCGAAGGCACGCTGCGCCGTGGCAAGCATCCGCGCGCGCGCATGCTCGCCATGTTCGACGTATTGCGCGAATGGTTCGTATCAGAAGACTTTCATGGCTGCGCGTTTCTCAACGCCGCGGGCGAGATCGCATCGCCTGACGATCCGATTCGCGTCGTCGCGCGCGAACACAAGGAGCGCCTGCTCGAGTTCGTGCGCACGCAATGCGACGAATACGTCGCATCGACGGGCGGCGATAGCCGGCGCGCGGCGCGGCTGTCGCGGCAGTGGCTGATCCTGATCGACGGCGCGATCGGCGTCGCGCTCGTGAGCGGCGACGCCGATGCCGCGCTCGACGCGCGCGCCGCAGCCGGGCATCTGCTCGACTCCAACCGTGCAAGCACCCGCTCGTCCAACGGGCGAGCGTCCACCTGA
- a CDS encoding YceI family protein: MSIIFCRAVSAIAVTAALVACTPLQVVTHTVTQTEARVPVGQYKLDPHHTSVTFNVDHFKYTRFTMRFDRVAGEIDWKEGGLDKSQVAVTIDAASIDTNVPQLDKMVKGTDMLDAERNPQIRFVSTRFERTGDARGKLTGDLTIRGVTQPVTLDVTFNGYGVDPLTKADTLGFSADGQFSRSKFGLTTWYPAVGDDIHVIIQTEAERPRAAS; this comes from the coding sequence ATGAGCATCATTTTTTGCCGCGCCGTGTCAGCAATCGCGGTGACGGCGGCGCTGGTCGCATGTACGCCGTTGCAGGTCGTCACGCATACGGTCACGCAAACGGAAGCGCGTGTGCCCGTCGGCCAGTACAAGCTCGATCCGCATCACACGAGCGTCACGTTCAATGTCGATCACTTCAAGTACACGCGCTTCACGATGCGCTTCGATCGCGTGGCGGGGGAGATCGACTGGAAGGAAGGCGGGCTCGACAAGAGCCAGGTCGCGGTGACGATCGACGCGGCGAGCATCGACACGAATGTCCCGCAACTGGACAAGATGGTGAAGGGAACGGATATGCTCGATGCGGAGCGCAATCCGCAGATCCGCTTTGTCAGCACGCGCTTCGAGCGCACGGGCGACGCACGCGGCAAGCTGACGGGCGATCTGACGATACGCGGCGTGACGCAGCCGGTGACGCTCGATGTGACGTTCAATGGCTACGGCGTCGACCCGCTGACAAAAGCCGATACGCTCGGCTTTTCAGCGGACGGCCAGTTCAGCCGTTCGAAGTTCGGGCTGACGACGTGGTATCCCGCCGTGGGCGACGATATTCACGTCATCATTCAGACAGAGGCTGAGCGGCCGCGTGCTGCGAGTTGA
- the tdh gene encoding L-threonine 3-dehydrogenase, with translation MKALAKLERAPGLTLTRVKKPEVGHNDVMIRITRTAICGTDIHIWKWDDWAQKTIPVPMHVGHEYVGEIVEMGQEVRGFSIGDRVSGEGHITCGFCRNCRAGRRHLCRNTVGVGVNREGAFAEYLVIPAFNAFKIPPEISDDLAAIFDPFGNATHTALSFNLVGEDVLITGAGPIGIMAVAIAKHVGARNVVITDVNDYRLELARKMGATRAVNVSRESLRDVMSDLHMTEGFDVGLEMSGVPSAFTSMLEAMNHGGKIALLGIPPAQTAIDWTQVIFKGLEIKGIYGREMFETWYKMVAMLQSGLDLSPILTHRFAVDDYEQAFATMLSGESGKVILDWTV, from the coding sequence ATGAAAGCACTGGCAAAACTCGAACGCGCACCGGGCCTCACGTTGACCCGTGTGAAGAAACCCGAAGTGGGCCACAACGACGTGATGATCCGCATCACGCGCACGGCCATTTGCGGCACCGACATCCATATCTGGAAGTGGGACGACTGGGCGCAGAAAACCATTCCTGTGCCGATGCACGTCGGTCATGAATACGTTGGCGAAATCGTCGAAATGGGCCAGGAAGTGCGCGGCTTTTCGATTGGCGACCGCGTGTCGGGCGAAGGGCATATCACGTGCGGATTCTGTCGCAACTGTCGCGCGGGACGTCGTCATCTGTGCCGCAATACGGTTGGCGTTGGGGTGAATCGCGAAGGCGCATTTGCGGAATATCTCGTGATTCCCGCGTTCAACGCGTTCAAGATTCCGCCCGAAATCTCCGACGATCTCGCCGCGATTTTCGATCCGTTCGGCAACGCGACGCACACGGCGCTGTCGTTCAATCTGGTTGGCGAAGACGTACTGATCACGGGCGCGGGACCGATCGGCATCATGGCGGTCGCGATTGCGAAGCACGTGGGCGCGCGCAACGTCGTGATTACCGACGTCAACGATTACCGCCTGGAGCTTGCGCGCAAGATGGGCGCGACGCGCGCGGTGAATGTGTCACGCGAGTCGCTGCGCGACGTGATGAGCGATCTGCACATGACGGAAGGCTTCGACGTGGGCCTCGAAATGTCGGGCGTGCCGAGCGCGTTCACGTCAATGCTCGAAGCGATGAACCACGGCGGCAAGATCGCGTTGCTCGGCATTCCGCCCGCGCAGACGGCGATCGACTGGACCCAGGTCATCTTCAAGGGCCTCGAAATCAAGGGCATTTATGGCCGCGAGATGTTCGAGACCTGGTACAAGATGGTTGCGATGCTGCAAAGCGGACTGGATCTCTCGCCGATTCTCACGCACCGCTTCGCTGTCGACGATTACGAACAGGCGTTCGCGACCATGTTGTCAGGTGAAAGCGGCAAGGTGATTCTCGACTGGACCGTCTGA
- a CDS encoding glycine C-acetyltransferase, giving the protein MRDPFLAHLRSTLDQIRADGFHKTERVIASQQSSDIRLESGADVLNFCANNYLGLANDARLIAAAKDGLDQDGFGMASVRFICGTQTVHKELERALSAFLKTDDCILYSSCFDANGGLFETLLDDNDAIISDELNHASIIDGVRLSKAKRYRYKNNDLADLEAKLREADAAGARFKLIATDGVFSMDGIIADLAGICDLADRYGALVMVDDSHAVGFIGEHGRGTPEHCGVLERVDIITGTLGKALGGASGGYIAARQEIVDLLRQRSRPYLFSNTLTPSIAAASLKVLELLASDEGKQLRERVRANGAHFRQAMSAHGFTLVPGEHPIIPVMLGDAQLASNMADALLKEGVYVIGFSYPVVPKGRARIRTQMSAAHTAEQIDRAVDAFARVGRSLGVI; this is encoded by the coding sequence ATGCGTGACCCATTTCTCGCGCATCTGCGCAGCACGCTCGACCAGATTCGCGCCGATGGTTTCCACAAGACCGAGCGCGTGATCGCGAGCCAGCAATCGTCCGATATTCGTCTCGAGAGCGGCGCCGACGTGCTGAACTTCTGCGCGAACAACTATCTCGGCCTCGCCAACGACGCGCGCCTGATCGCCGCCGCGAAAGACGGCCTCGATCAGGACGGCTTCGGCATGGCGTCGGTGCGTTTCATCTGTGGCACGCAGACCGTGCACAAGGAACTCGAACGCGCGCTGTCCGCGTTCCTGAAGACGGACGACTGCATCCTTTACTCGAGCTGCTTCGATGCAAACGGCGGCCTGTTCGAAACGCTGCTCGACGATAACGACGCCATCATCAGCGACGAACTGAATCACGCGAGCATCATCGACGGCGTGCGTCTGTCGAAAGCGAAGCGTTACCGCTACAAGAACAACGATCTCGCCGATCTCGAAGCGAAGCTGCGCGAAGCCGATGCAGCCGGCGCGCGCTTCAAGCTGATCGCGACGGATGGCGTGTTTTCGATGGACGGCATCATTGCCGATCTCGCGGGCATCTGCGATCTCGCGGACCGCTACGGCGCGCTCGTGATGGTCGACGACTCGCACGCCGTCGGCTTTATCGGCGAACACGGACGCGGCACGCCCGAGCATTGCGGTGTGCTCGAACGCGTCGACATCATCACGGGTACGCTGGGCAAGGCACTGGGTGGCGCATCGGGCGGCTACATCGCGGCACGCCAGGAGATCGTCGATCTGTTGCGGCAGCGCTCGCGTCCCTATCTGTTCTCGAACACGCTGACGCCGAGTATCGCCGCCGCATCGCTGAAGGTCCTCGAACTGCTCGCCAGCGACGAAGGCAAGCAGTTGCGCGAACGCGTACGCGCAAACGGCGCGCATTTCCGTCAGGCGATGAGCGCGCACGGCTTCACGCTTGTGCCAGGCGAACATCCCATCATTCCCGTGATGCTCGGCGATGCGCAGCTTGCATCGAACATGGCCGACGCGCTGCTCAAGGAAGGCGTGTACGTGATCGGCTTTTCGTATCCCGTCGTGCCGAAAGGCCGCGCGCGCATTCGCACGCAGATGAGCGCCGCACACACGGCGGAACAGATCGATCGGGCCGTCGATGCATTCGCACGCGTCGGCCGTTCGCTTGGCGTGATTTGA
- a CDS encoding XRE family transcriptional regulator, translating into MASSGTRRSSSSTAATAAQSIAAPPRVGEQIQRLRSERKMTLDDLSRAAGVSKSMLSEIERDKANPTIAVAWRLTNALGVSLDSLFAPQKAPEPIAVSGPHEIPTLSGHEARYQLRVWGPIDLAGKFEWYELTLQPGGALVSSAHEPGTREHLTVLHGAIDIEAAGTTKRLKVADTARYVADEPHAIRNAGKGEAKALLVVIHG; encoded by the coding sequence ATGGCAAGTTCGGGAACGCGCAGGAGTTCGTCGTCTACGGCGGCCACGGCAGCGCAGTCGATTGCGGCGCCGCCGCGCGTAGGAGAGCAGATTCAACGATTGCGCAGTGAACGCAAAATGACGCTCGACGATCTATCGCGCGCGGCCGGTGTGTCGAAATCGATGCTGTCGGAAATCGAACGCGACAAGGCGAATCCGACGATCGCCGTCGCGTGGCGGCTGACGAATGCGTTGGGCGTCAGTCTCGATTCGCTGTTTGCGCCGCAGAAAGCGCCGGAGCCGATTGCCGTGTCCGGCCCGCATGAAATTCCGACGCTGAGCGGCCACGAAGCGCGATACCAGTTGCGCGTGTGGGGGCCAATTGATCTGGCGGGGAAATTCGAATGGTACGAACTGACGCTGCAGCCCGGCGGTGCGTTGGTGTCGAGCGCGCACGAGCCCGGGACGCGCGAGCATCTGACCGTGCTGCACGGCGCCATCGATATCGAAGCGGCGGGAACCACGAAGCGCCTGAAGGTCGCCGACACCGCACGCTATGTCGCCGACGAGCCGCATGCGATCCGCAACGCGGGGAAAGGCGAGGCCAAAGCCTTGCTTGTCGTCATTCACGGCTAG
- a CDS encoding DUF2471 family protein, whose protein sequence is MNELNKEQDLAALRFKSAARDLEHIVRHIAARYIVQEVPLTWRLLHAIEAEALADLGFASRHDPVMLGLFQRPDDFQFPETDDPVDFGRSNALPAVFAFAVAAYDAAEKPKASTARSRVASDERGAGRAWGG, encoded by the coding sequence ATGAACGAACTGAACAAGGAACAGGATCTGGCTGCGCTGCGCTTCAAATCCGCGGCGCGTGACCTCGAACATATCGTCCGGCACATTGCGGCGCGATACATCGTGCAGGAGGTGCCGCTCACCTGGCGGCTTCTGCATGCGATCGAAGCGGAAGCGCTCGCGGATCTCGGTTTTGCCAGCCGGCACGATCCCGTGATGCTTGGGTTGTTTCAACGGCCCGACGACTTTCAGTTCCCCGAGACTGATGATCCCGTCGACTTTGGCCGGTCGAATGCCTTGCCGGCTGTGTTTGCGTTCGCTGTCGCAGCTTACGACGCTGCGGAGAAGCCGAAAGCTTCAACGGCCCGAAGTCGAGTTGCGAGCGATGAGCGCGGCGCTGGGCGGGCATGGGGCGGATGA
- a CDS encoding tyrosine-type recombinase/integrase → MVSIDPVGPTGLSADSAELFDTERQDWLIDPRAAFDAWLAGQNFRHSSAEVYRAQWGLFLEWLQARHKNLVTVDMASIAEFVGGLSIRKPQRARYLRLIERVLDHVREIELASTNPARFIAQDGEAEWRNARDNEPTGFLTVAERSALIAYLSSPVTNLTSAQRWRERRDRALIAVFLGGGIKTGEARTISVDCITAGSPWVVIEASNPLFTRRTRLAPFAVSVLDAWLDERKQAELPGELVFPASPSGRPMHKATMLRAVDALVEAAGISRSREARASPHTLRNSFAADLFESGVEPEVVGQWLGFAQAVSANRLHRAWKMWNDQEKFDAETRLAETPTSSEDPV, encoded by the coding sequence ATGGTCTCCATTGATCCTGTTGGCCCCACAGGTCTATCCGCCGATAGCGCGGAACTGTTCGATACCGAACGTCAAGACTGGCTGATCGATCCGCGCGCCGCGTTCGATGCATGGCTCGCTGGGCAAAATTTTCGCCATTCATCGGCGGAGGTGTATCGGGCGCAATGGGGACTTTTTCTCGAATGGCTACAGGCGCGTCACAAGAATCTCGTGACGGTCGACATGGCATCGATTGCGGAGTTCGTCGGCGGATTGTCGATCCGAAAGCCGCAACGCGCCCGGTATCTCCGGTTGATCGAGCGGGTACTCGACCACGTACGCGAGATCGAACTGGCATCGACCAATCCCGCGCGATTCATTGCTCAGGATGGCGAAGCGGAATGGCGTAACGCTCGTGATAACGAGCCGACCGGGTTTCTGACCGTCGCAGAGCGTTCGGCATTGATCGCTTATCTTTCTTCGCCCGTGACGAATCTGACGTCGGCCCAACGCTGGCGCGAGCGCCGCGATCGCGCGTTGATTGCTGTTTTTCTGGGCGGCGGTATCAAGACAGGCGAAGCGCGCACGATTTCAGTTGATTGCATAACAGCGGGTTCGCCGTGGGTGGTGATCGAAGCGTCCAATCCATTGTTCACGCGGAGAACACGGCTCGCACCATTTGCCGTGTCTGTTCTCGACGCCTGGCTCGACGAACGCAAGCAAGCGGAACTGCCCGGCGAGCTGGTTTTCCCTGCCTCGCCATCGGGTCGTCCAATGCATAAGGCGACGATGCTTCGCGCCGTCGACGCGCTTGTCGAAGCGGCCGGAATCAGTCGATCGCGCGAAGCACGTGCAAGTCCGCACACTTTGCGTAACTCGTTCGCTGCCGATCTGTTCGAAAGCGGGGTAGAGCCGGAGGTAGTCGGACAATGGCTTGGATTCGCGCAGGCGGTTTCCGCGAACCGATTGCATCGCGCGTGGAAGATGTGGAATGACCAGGAAAAGTTCGACGCTGAAACGCGCCTCGCAGAAACACCAACGTCTTCTGAAGATCCCGTGTAG